From Atribacterota bacterium, a single genomic window includes:
- a CDS encoding type 1 glutamine amidotransferase gives MKSSQKIAILAEQLYEDPELWYPYYRLREAGYGVDIIAPEKKTYLSKHGFPVEADLAIEDAKAEEYIGVVIPGGYAPDYLRRHSKIVNFVRKIFEKDGLVAAICHAGWVLISAGILNDKDVTCFFSIKDDMINAGANYLDKEVVIDHHLVTSRSPKDLPAYLPAILEVLNEF, from the coding sequence ATGAAAAGTTCACAAAAAATTGCTATTTTGGCAGAACAACTATATGAAGATCCTGAATTATGGTATCCTTATTATCGATTAAGAGAAGCAGGTTATGGTGTTGATATTATAGCTCCTGAAAAAAAGACTTATCTCAGTAAACATGGATTTCCGGTTGAGGCAGATTTGGCTATTGAGGATGCAAAAGCAGAAGAGTATATTGGAGTAGTTATTCCCGGTGGATATGCCCCAGATTACTTAAGACGCCATTCAAAAATAGTAAATTTTGTACGAAAAATATTTGAAAAAGATGGACTTGTTGCAGCAATCTGCCATGCTGGCTGGGTTTTAATATCTGCAGGTATATTAAATGACAAGGATGTAACATGCTTTTTTTCTATTAAAGATGATATGATAAATGCCGGGGCAAATTATCTGGACAAAGAGGTAGTTATAGATCATCATCTGGTAACATCGCGTTCACCCAAAGACTTACCGGCATATCTGCCTGCTATTTTAGAAGTACTAAATGAATTTTAA
- a CDS encoding biotin transporter BioY produces MGKDKINIHNMTAISMFSALTVIGAFLSIPFSPVPISLQSLFVLLSGMVLGSKNGAISQLLYIFLGAIGLPVFSGFKGGLGILFGPTGGFLFGFVVSSYIVGKIIENCRKINILYYFITGLLGALIYYLIGIPQLSLITQIGIKESIMVGVMPFLIGDILKVLIASIIAVRIKFILELK; encoded by the coding sequence ATGGGTAAAGATAAAATTAATATACATAATATGACAGCTATATCAATGTTTTCTGCTCTAACTGTGATTGGTGCTTTTTTGTCAATTCCTTTTAGCCCGGTTCCAATAAGTTTGCAATCCTTGTTTGTCCTTTTGTCCGGAATGGTTTTAGGGAGTAAAAATGGCGCCATCAGCCAATTACTATATATATTTTTGGGTGCGATAGGCTTACCGGTTTTTTCAGGATTTAAAGGTGGGTTGGGCATATTATTCGGCCCTACAGGTGGATTCTTATTCGGATTTGTTGTTTCTTCTTATATTGTCGGTAAAATTATTGAAAACTGCAGAAAAATAAATATATTATATTACTTTATTACAGGCTTATTGGGAGCGCTTATTTATTATTTAATAGGAATACCTCAATTGTCGTTAATAACTCAAATAGGAATAAAAGAGTCCATAATGGTAGGAGTTATGCCATTTTTAATAGGTGATATATTGAAAGTATTAATAGCTTCTATTATTGCTGTAAGGATAAAATTTATATTGGAATTAAAATAG
- a CDS encoding glyceraldehyde 3-phosphate dehydrogenase NAD-binding domain-containing protein, protein MNLSFTKRSLGINGLGRIGKLTLWYQINENHFDGFIINVGRPVGKKLEDIAHLIATDSTYGPIERFLYGSNGKKDVKIIDKDENLLEIFGKPVKILCKARNPKDIEWKKNGVKLVVDTTGAFNDPTIPDDNPKGSLKGHLTAGAWKVINSAPFKIKDKTKEIPEDCNTLIYGINHTSFNKEKDNIISGASCTTTALAHMVKPLLERRETRNILTASLSTIHAATNSQNVLDSLPKAYESDLRKNRMVFNNIILSSTGAASTLDKVLPEVKRVGFMADSVRIPIDTVSLIILNLTFQEYLNKDGNSAIDREFLNSLYKATANGEQKNLLCFSEEQNISSDLKGKPFAVIIEGHDTHTRTGFINLNPEMLGKIGLEADHIVNIPVTHSTLFGWYDNEYGSYVNCLGKLTVYIDNNL, encoded by the coding sequence AAGAATTGGAAAGTTAACATTATGGTATCAAATAAATGAGAATCACTTTGATGGGTTTATCATAAATGTAGGAAGACCGGTTGGGAAAAAACTTGAGGATATTGCCCATCTGATAGCGACTGATTCTACATATGGCCCTATTGAAAGATTTTTATATGGATCAAATGGTAAAAAAGATGTGAAAATAATTGATAAGGATGAAAACCTTTTGGAGATATTTGGTAAACCAGTAAAAATATTGTGTAAAGCGAGGAATCCTAAAGATATAGAATGGAAAAAAAATGGAGTCAAACTTGTAGTTGACACTACCGGGGCTTTTAATGACCCTACTATTCCTGATGATAATCCGAAGGGAAGCCTTAAAGGCCATTTAACCGCTGGAGCCTGGAAAGTTATTAATAGTGCCCCATTCAAGATAAAGGATAAGACTAAAGAAATTCCTGAGGATTGCAATACTCTTATCTATGGCATTAACCACACTTCATTTAATAAAGAGAAAGACAATATTATTTCCGGGGCATCATGCACTACAACTGCTTTGGCTCATATGGTAAAGCCGTTATTAGAAAGAAGAGAAACCAGAAACATTCTAACTGCTTCATTGTCAACAATTCATGCTGCCACTAATAGTCAAAATGTACTTGATTCTCTACCAAAGGCCTATGAATCTGATTTACGCAAAAATCGTATGGTTTTTAACAACATAATCCTTTCTTCTACCGGAGCGGCAAGTACATTGGACAAGGTTTTACCGGAAGTTAAAAGAGTTGGGTTTATGGCAGATTCTGTCCGTATCCCAATTGATACTGTTTCCTTGATTATACTTAACCTTACATTTCAAGAGTACTTAAACAAAGACGGTAACTCAGCAATAGATAGAGAATTTTTAAATAGTCTATACAAAGCAACCGCAAATGGAGAACAAAAAAACCTTTTATGTTTCAGTGAAGAGCAAAACATTTCATCTGATTTAAAAGGAAAGCCTTTTGCAGTTATAATAGAAGGTCATGATACACATACCAGGACCGGTTTTATTAACCTTAATCCCGAGATGTTAGGTAAAATTGGTTTAGAAGCAGATCATATAGTTAATATACCGGTGACTCATTCTACTTTATTTGGCTGGTATGATAACGAATACGGCAGTTATGTCAATTGTCTGGGCAAATTAACTGTATATATTGATAATAATTTATAA